From the Halorhabdus utahensis DSM 12940 genome, one window contains:
- a CDS encoding Mut7-C RNAse domain-containing protein, whose amino-acid sequence MADRLLLDAMLGKLATYLRMCGYDAAYALDRGIEADDRLLAIADAEDRTLLTRDRQLATRAADSLLLASHDVNEQLRELQDAGYELTLATPPVRCGTCNGHLDAVGADEPTPASVPSPDAESVWQCRDCGQYFWQGSHWDDVAQTLDEL is encoded by the coding sequence ATGGCCGATCGGCTGTTACTGGACGCGATGCTGGGGAAACTCGCGACGTACCTGCGGATGTGCGGGTACGACGCCGCCTACGCACTCGATCGCGGCATCGAGGCCGACGACCGGTTGCTCGCGATTGCCGACGCGGAAGACCGCACCCTGCTTACCCGTGATCGACAGCTCGCAACGCGGGCAGCGGACAGCCTGTTGCTTGCATCCCACGACGTCAACGAGCAGTTGCGCGAGTTGCAGGACGCCGGATACGAACTGACACTCGCGACGCCGCCCGTGCGGTGCGGGACGTGTAACGGTCACCTCGACGCGGTGGGAGCCGACGAACCGACGCCGGCGTCGGTCCCCAGCCCGGACGCCGAGTCGGTCTGGCAGTGTCGGGACTGTGGCCAGTACTTCTGGCAGGGCAGCCACTGGGACGACGTCGCCCAGACGCTCGACGAGTTGTGA
- a CDS encoding outer membrane protein assembly factor BamB family protein, which produces MTATGHLLAGWHGLFGDQPIVAGLDRTTGETTWTVTVGKGKNSPIGVDGGQAYAISKAETMIAVDAAAGDTIWQRPLAPIDDADPGVVEFAPIPLGDRLVVPISGTEDDIPDRLVVVDRADGETRFIHSLPASLSGAPGATANGVIAPLVDGRVLFLDRTGAVEWTREIGAALSAVSAVDGAAYLGAATEELLAMDTTTGSVLWRGQLSNTVFTRPLVADDRVYVGGADYTLRAFDTVSGQQLWRDDLGNAVTHGPLPVGDRLVTLVGGNHRIRGSSGTIPFDPTVLYVHEQDGTRVRTVPLDGRPFEDGGGVEWAQAAGETVYLGQTFGLTRLAPEAITDA; this is translated from the coding sequence ATGACCGCCACAGGCCATCTCCTTGCTGGCTGGCACGGTCTGTTTGGCGACCAGCCGATCGTCGCTGGCCTGGATCGCACCACCGGGGAAACCACGTGGACGGTGACAGTCGGGAAAGGCAAAAACTCACCCATTGGTGTCGATGGCGGCCAGGCCTATGCCATTTCGAAGGCCGAAACGATGATCGCCGTCGATGCGGCCGCTGGTGACACCATCTGGCAGCGCCCGCTTGCTCCGATCGACGATGCTGACCCCGGCGTCGTCGAGTTTGCCCCGATTCCCCTCGGCGACCGTCTTGTGGTCCCGATCTCCGGCACCGAAGATGACATTCCGGATCGGTTGGTCGTGGTCGACCGCGCCGACGGTGAGACGCGTTTCATCCACTCATTGCCCGCGTCGCTGTCGGGTGCGCCTGGCGCGACAGCAAATGGGGTGATTGCACCCCTCGTCGACGGCCGTGTTCTCTTCCTCGATCGGACTGGGGCGGTCGAATGGACTCGCGAGATTGGGGCGGCGCTCTCAGCCGTGAGTGCTGTTGATGGGGCTGCATATCTCGGTGCCGCCACGGAGGAACTACTGGCGATGGACACCACGACTGGGAGCGTACTGTGGCGTGGCCAGTTGTCAAATACCGTGTTCACTCGTCCGCTAGTGGCCGATGACCGCGTGTACGTTGGTGGTGCCGACTACACTCTCCGGGCGTTCGACACTGTCTCGGGCCAGCAGCTGTGGCGCGATGACCTCGGGAACGCCGTGACGCACGGCCCACTGCCGGTCGGTGATCGCCTGGTGACGCTGGTCGGCGGGAACCACCGCATCCGTGGCTCAAGCGGCACTATCCCGTTCGACCCGACCGTTCTCTATGTCCACGAACAGGACGGGACACGTGTCCGGACAGTTCCGCTTGATGGGCGGCCCTTCGAGGACGGCGGCGGCGTGGAGTGGGCACAGGCAGCTGGCGAGACCGTCTATCTGGGACAAACGTTTGGTCTGACACGGCTCGCCCCGGAGGCGATTACCGATGCGTGA
- a CDS encoding alpha-glucuronidase family glycosyl hydrolase: MPRDQYDDCWLRYDRVSEDQRASYRRRLKHAYVAEESPECTAVRDELREAIPGLLDEDVHLWQHRPETVDGFLAIGTPGDMEVIAESIPDGAVDDLDDDGYLIRSVEYEGQDCLVVTSGADQGLVYGTFHLLRLLNMGEAIDEIDVREEPAYANRVINHWDCPFRRTVERGYAGESIFDFDRLPDLRDRYEDYARLLASLGINGVVLNNVNTEYYPRGSTNEASQEFDGWRLLETRRLEDLTSLASVFRRYGIQIYLSVNFGAPKRIGDLDTFDPLDEDVRQWWREKADEIYDLIPDFGGFLVKADSEGQDGPYNYDRDHVEGANALAQALEPHGGRVWWRAFVYGSHEDRAIQAYDTFEPLDGDFAENVTVQVKNGPIDFQPREPVSTLFGAMPETDLGLELQITGEYTGQGVHATSHLPMWKEILEFDTHADRQESRVQDFFRGDGEGVVGVTSIGEDRTWTGHYLMQSNLYAFGRLIWDPDLDAETITDEWITQTFGADEEVIDTVREILLDSWEACIDYETGGLGLIHMMHNGQEYLENHYLPSPGEWPGYHGATEDGIGYDRTSSGSGYAQQFREPVAERFEDVETCPEKYLLFFHHLPWDHKLEDGTTVIQRLYDNFYDGVEEAERLRDLWMSLEGKIDDRRFEHVATRFDEQVHQAEKWRDVITGYFYDFAEIEDEQGRVS, from the coding sequence ATGCCTCGTGACCAATACGACGACTGCTGGCTCCGATACGACCGCGTCAGTGAGGACCAACGCGCGTCGTATCGCCGCCGTCTCAAACATGCCTACGTCGCCGAGGAATCCCCCGAGTGCACCGCCGTCCGGGACGAACTCCGGGAGGCGATCCCCGGCCTGCTCGACGAGGACGTCCACCTCTGGCAACACCGCCCGGAGACGGTCGATGGGTTCCTCGCGATCGGGACGCCCGGCGACATGGAAGTCATCGCCGAATCGATCCCCGACGGGGCGGTCGACGACCTCGACGACGACGGCTATCTGATCCGATCCGTCGAGTACGAGGGCCAGGACTGCCTGGTCGTCACGAGCGGGGCCGATCAGGGCCTGGTCTATGGCACCTTCCACCTCCTTCGACTGCTGAACATGGGCGAGGCCATCGACGAAATCGACGTCCGGGAAGAGCCGGCCTACGCCAACCGAGTGATCAACCATTGGGACTGCCCGTTCCGCCGGACGGTCGAACGGGGCTACGCCGGCGAGTCGATCTTCGACTTCGATCGCCTGCCCGATCTCCGGGACCGATACGAGGACTACGCCCGCCTGCTCGCTTCCCTGGGCATCAACGGTGTCGTCCTCAACAACGTCAACACCGAGTACTACCCCCGGGGTAGCACGAACGAGGCGTCCCAGGAATTTGATGGGTGGCGACTCCTCGAAACTCGTCGACTCGAAGACCTCACCAGCCTCGCGTCGGTGTTCCGGCGGTACGGCATCCAGATCTACCTCTCGGTGAACTTCGGCGCGCCCAAGCGCATCGGCGACCTCGACACGTTCGATCCGCTCGACGAGGACGTCCGGCAGTGGTGGCGCGAGAAGGCCGACGAGATCTACGACCTGATCCCGGACTTCGGTGGCTTCCTCGTGAAGGCCGACTCCGAGGGCCAGGACGGCCCCTACAACTACGACCGCGACCACGTCGAGGGGGCCAACGCACTCGCGCAGGCTCTGGAACCCCACGGCGGGCGCGTCTGGTGGCGGGCGTTCGTCTACGGCTCCCACGAGGATCGCGCCATCCAGGCCTACGACACCTTCGAACCGCTGGACGGCGACTTCGCCGAGAACGTCACCGTCCAGGTCAAGAACGGCCCGATCGACTTCCAGCCCCGCGAACCCGTCTCGACGCTGTTCGGCGCAATGCCCGAGACCGATCTCGGCCTGGAACTCCAGATCACCGGCGAGTACACCGGCCAGGGCGTCCACGCGACCTCCCACCTCCCGATGTGGAAGGAGATCCTCGAGTTCGACACCCACGCCGACCGCCAGGAGTCCCGCGTCCAGGACTTCTTCCGGGGCGACGGCGAGGGCGTCGTCGGCGTCACCTCCATCGGCGAGGATCGCACCTGGACGGGCCACTACCTCATGCAATCGAACCTCTACGCTTTCGGGCGGCTGATCTGGGATCCCGACCTCGACGCGGAGACGATCACCGACGAGTGGATCACCCAGACATTCGGGGCCGACGAGGAAGTCATCGACACCGTCCGGGAGATCCTGCTGGACTCCTGGGAGGCCTGCATCGACTACGAGACCGGTGGCCTCGGCCTGATCCACATGATGCACAACGGTCAGGAGTATCTCGAAAACCACTACCTCCCCTCCCCCGGCGAGTGGCCGGGCTATCACGGAGCGACCGAGGACGGCATCGGCTACGATCGAACGTCCTCAGGGAGCGGCTACGCCCAGCAGTTCCGCGAGCCCGTCGCCGAGCGCTTCGAGGACGTCGAGACCTGTCCCGAGAAGTACCTCCTGTTCTTCCATCACCTCCCGTGGGATCACAAACTCGAGGACGGCACCACGGTTATCCAGCGCCTCTACGACAACTTCTACGACGGCGTCGAGGAGGCCGAACGCCTCCGTGATCTATGGATGTCTCTCGAAGGCAAGATCGACGACCGGCGCTTCGAGCACGTCGCGACGCGCTTCGACGAGCAGGTCCACCAGGCCGAGAAGTGGCGCGACGTCATCACCGGGTACTTCTACGATTTCGCGGAAATCGAGGACGAGCAGGGTCGCGTTTCCTGA
- a CDS encoding amidohydrolase, protein MTETPEHLKRLRRDLHRHPEPAWREFYTTARILEEIERIGVDEVFVGPDALATNARAGVPDDDLARWRERASEAGVDEATLDRLDGGQTGAIAVLKRGDGPTVGLRVDIDALPRTESSDPDHRPVAEGFRPEHDDAMHACGHDAHATIGVGVLEAIADSDFEGTLKLIFQPAEEVIGGGHAIAESGHLDDIDALLAIHIGLDYPTGEIVAGIEGMFAVSNFRAEFAGESAHAGGHPDHGHNAVQAMTTAVGNLYAIPRHTDGATRINAGDVGGGSASNVIPESAYIDGEVRGGTTELREYMRERAETVIGAAAEMHDCEASVEWGAQAPSADPDPELRRLVYDVAGTVDGVASRRERGELGGSEDATYLMRRVQEHGGQATFVGIGTDHPGGHHTATFDVDETSIGIGVDVLTDAILAIGEQKA, encoded by the coding sequence ATGACCGAAACCCCAGAGCATCTCAAGCGACTTCGACGTGATCTTCATCGGCACCCAGAACCTGCCTGGCGGGAGTTTTACACGACAGCCCGCATCCTCGAGGAGATCGAACGGATCGGTGTCGACGAGGTGTTCGTCGGTCCCGACGCGCTCGCCACCAATGCCAGAGCCGGCGTCCCGGACGACGACCTCGCCCGGTGGCGGGAACGCGCGAGCGAGGCAGGCGTCGACGAGGCGACCCTCGACCGGCTCGACGGCGGACAGACGGGAGCGATTGCGGTCCTCAAGCGGGGAGACGGACCGACGGTCGGATTGCGAGTCGACATCGACGCACTCCCGCGAACCGAATCGAGCGATCCCGACCACCGGCCCGTCGCCGAGGGATTCCGGCCCGAACACGACGACGCGATGCACGCCTGCGGTCACGACGCCCACGCAACCATCGGCGTCGGCGTCCTCGAAGCCATCGCCGACAGCGATTTCGAGGGGACGCTGAAACTCATCTTCCAGCCCGCCGAGGAGGTTATCGGCGGCGGGCACGCCATCGCCGAGAGCGGCCACCTCGACGACATCGACGCGTTGCTGGCGATCCACATCGGTCTGGACTACCCGACCGGCGAGATCGTCGCCGGGATCGAGGGGATGTTCGCCGTCTCGAATTTCCGGGCGGAGTTCGCGGGGGAATCGGCCCACGCCGGCGGTCACCCGGATCACGGTCACAACGCCGTCCAGGCGATGACGACGGCCGTCGGGAACCTCTACGCGATCCCGCGACACACCGACGGCGCGACGCGGATCAACGCCGGCGACGTCGGCGGCGGTTCGGCGTCGAACGTGATTCCCGAGTCGGCGTACATTGACGGCGAGGTCCGGGGCGGGACAACCGAACTGAGGGAGTACATGCGCGAACGCGCCGAGACGGTCATCGGAGCTGCCGCGGAGATGCATGACTGCGAAGCGAGCGTAGAATGGGGGGCACAAGCCCCGAGCGCCGATCCCGACCCGGAACTTCGGCGACTCGTCTATGATGTCGCAGGTACTGTCGACGGCGTAGCGTCCCGACGCGAACGGGGCGAACTCGGCGGCAGCGAGGACGCCACGTACCTCATGCGTCGCGTCCAGGAGCACGGCGGCCAGGCTACCTTCGTCGGAATCGGGACGGATCACCCGGGAGGTCACCATACGGCGACGTTCGACGTCGACGAGACGTCGATCGGGATCGGCGTCGACGTCCTCACCGACGCGATCCTGGCGATCGGCGAGCAGAAGGCCTGA
- a CDS encoding geranylgeranyl reductase family protein — translation MTTAEYDAVVVGAGVSGCYAAATMAEEGLDVVIVERKSESEAGHIACGDALKGASNFPEAIPRSQIEPSITNSVVDHGHFELPSEGTAVDIPVPGELAVIDRLEFGKLLIEGAADAGVTFHYDTVVNTVLQDGARVTGIEAIRKGEPVTYEAPVVIDAAGALSILQDEADLADATFDTNVTYSQFSSGYREIIEVEEPVEWHDALVLKPTERSAGYLWYFPRTETEINVGLGFQMGEEPMELVDALRRDIENRAEFKNATVKDKLGASIPTRRPYDSAVAPGFMAIGDAAAHVNPTTGGGIAGAAYAGKYAADQAIEAVEDGDPSEATLWRYNERVMEHFGARYAALDVYNIFTTAYEIDDLTGMLASLPMTKLSEALYSGSADLSWSLKLKTALKSRGHWGTILDLYRTKRHADELLEHYEAYPESPSGFEAWQDRRDDLIQDVYETTGAEAKY, via the coding sequence ATGACCACCGCCGAGTACGACGCTGTCGTCGTGGGAGCCGGCGTTTCCGGTTGCTACGCGGCGGCGACCATGGCCGAGGAGGGCCTCGACGTGGTGATCGTCGAGCGCAAGTCCGAATCGGAGGCCGGCCACATCGCGTGCGGGGATGCACTCAAAGGCGCAAGCAACTTCCCCGAGGCGATCCCACGCTCGCAGATCGAACCGTCGATCACCAACTCGGTCGTCGACCACGGCCACTTCGAACTACCGAGTGAGGGCACCGCCGTCGACATCCCCGTCCCGGGCGAACTCGCCGTCATCGACCGCCTTGAGTTCGGCAAGTTACTCATCGAAGGGGCAGCAGACGCGGGCGTAACGTTTCACTACGACACTGTCGTCAATACGGTGCTCCAGGACGGCGCTCGCGTCACCGGCATCGAGGCGATCCGCAAGGGTGAGCCAGTCACCTACGAAGCCCCAGTTGTGATCGACGCCGCCGGCGCGCTGTCGATCCTCCAGGACGAGGCCGATCTCGCCGACGCGACCTTTGATACGAACGTCACCTACTCGCAGTTCTCTTCGGGCTACCGGGAGATCATCGAGGTCGAGGAACCCGTCGAGTGGCACGACGCGCTGGTGCTCAAACCGACCGAGCGCTCGGCCGGCTATCTGTGGTACTTCCCGCGGACGGAGACAGAGATCAACGTCGGGCTGGGCTTTCAGATGGGCGAGGAACCGATGGAACTCGTCGACGCCCTGCGGCGGGACATCGAGAACCGCGCGGAGTTCAAAAACGCGACTGTTAAGGACAAACTCGGCGCGTCGATCCCGACTCGGCGGCCCTACGATTCCGCCGTTGCCCCCGGATTCATGGCAATCGGGGACGCCGCAGCCCACGTCAACCCGACCACCGGCGGCGGGATCGCCGGCGCGGCCTACGCCGGGAAGTACGCCGCCGACCAAGCTATCGAGGCCGTCGAGGACGGCGATCCCTCCGAGGCAACGCTGTGGCGGTACAACGAGCGCGTCATGGAGCACTTCGGCGCACGCTACGCAGCGCTTGACGTCTACAACATCTTCACGACCGCCTACGAGATCGACGACCTGACGGGCATGCTGGCCAGCCTCCCGATGACGAAACTCTCCGAGGCGCTGTACTCGGGCTCGGCCGACCTGAGCTGGTCGCTGAAACTCAAGACGGCACTGAAGAGTCGGGGCCACTGGGGGACGATTCTCGACCTCTATCGCACCAAACGCCACGCCGACGAACTCCTCGAGCACTACGAGGCATATCCGGAGTCACCGAGTGGCTTCGAGGCCTGGCAGGATCGGCGTGACGACCTCATCCAGGACGTCTACGAGACGACCGGGGCCGAGGCGAAGTACTGA
- a CDS encoding uS10/mL48 family ribosomal protein, translated as MPFAMTLTVESGDRYVLEDVVTEIKEAAEQKGVQLKGPHPQAPQELRVPQSADLSADGNRLDPWHYTVFTRTIEIIGHDEFARDVTEWDFPERVHIGVSVEQRRGAGR; from the coding sequence ATGCCGTTCGCCATGACGTTGACGGTCGAAAGTGGGGACCGCTACGTCCTCGAAGACGTGGTGACCGAGATCAAGGAGGCCGCCGAACAGAAGGGCGTCCAATTGAAAGGCCCGCATCCCCAGGCCCCCCAGGAGCTTCGCGTCCCCCAATCGGCGGATCTCAGTGCGGACGGTAACCGACTCGATCCCTGGCACTACACGGTATTCACCCGGACGATCGAGATCATCGGCCACGACGAGTTCGCCCGGGATGTCACCGAATGGGACTTCCCCGAGCGCGTCCATATCGGCGTGTCCGTCGAGCAGCGCCGCGGTGCCGGTCGCTGA
- a CDS encoding 2Fe-2S iron-sulfur cluster-binding protein, with protein sequence MAVYTVEFVGTGETIEVEDTDTILSRCLDEGIAQEYSCRVGMCLACSAKIIDGEVTQPAARGLTDKEKENYALTCMARPQSDLKLDRGKYPPSIEAEAAVEAGAGDEAAADD encoded by the coding sequence ATGGCTGTATACACCGTCGAATTCGTCGGCACCGGCGAAACCATCGAAGTCGAGGACACGGACACCATTCTGAGCCGGTGTCTCGACGAAGGGATCGCCCAGGAGTACTCCTGCCGCGTCGGGATGTGTCTGGCGTGCTCGGCGAAGATCATCGATGGCGAGGTCACCCAACCGGCTGCCCGGGGATTGACCGACAAGGAGAAGGAGAACTACGCCCTGACCTGCATGGCCCGCCCGCAGTCGGATCTCAAACTCGATCGGGGCAAGTACCCGCCGAGCATCGAAGCCGAGGCGGCCGTCGAAGCGGGTGCGGGCGACGAAGCAGCCGCGGACGACTGA
- a CDS encoding DUF5797 family protein: protein MTLSDEALQRLADVVALQPTKNAELQGEWDLESGSEVHQVLESDLGEYYYRDEDSLIRATPEAAELVEREGLVEGGNDDLTVHVSALQCRVLEVIAGPEAEPQSVVSVLQDVRETGEDPSVDDVRSALGSLTDKGILERVRTTVPTYRLAVERDELTVEKRE from the coding sequence ATGACGCTCTCCGATGAGGCCCTACAGCGCCTGGCTGACGTAGTCGCCCTCCAGCCGACGAAAAATGCCGAACTCCAGGGGGAGTGGGACTTAGAGAGCGGCAGTGAAGTCCACCAGGTGCTCGAATCCGACCTCGGCGAGTACTATTATCGCGACGAGGACAGCCTGATCCGTGCGACGCCGGAAGCGGCCGAACTCGTCGAGCGCGAGGGACTGGTCGAGGGAGGAAACGACGACTTGACAGTCCACGTCTCGGCGTTACAGTGCCGTGTGCTGGAGGTGATCGCCGGCCCCGAAGCGGAACCCCAGAGCGTCGTCTCGGTATTGCAGGACGTTCGTGAGACCGGGGAAGATCCGTCAGTCGACGACGTCCGAAGCGCACTCGGCAGCCTGACCGACAAGGGGATTCTCGAACGCGTTCGCACGACAGTCCCGACCTATCGACTGGCCGTCGAACGTGACGAACTCACGGTCGAAAAGCGCGAGTGA
- a CDS encoding DUF5787 family protein has product MTGQDFHAEFDFELGVCQWAERAWPPDSDCENPLVVARQLGTKRRRWDTIVLECDRDGLRQRAEFGERALDSDLLDVIPHAPAEWTYYRDALPDPGYPWRYVREAIHRAGDRGILAVRKSGGRIEIRRKSVYPSWIERVIAIENKPDLDASAARHLAPQIERDVAMGLADEVWVATAETGERIEPALLENVPVEAGILVVDPSAGDADVAWNPRTLDPSKPGVRILDRPSGGDHDASAARFEYVDPEWKAQKRREIAERAYERGWRSYVESMRPDCRHFELSWEEPGPTPFCAAKDRRQTAAECRGSCGEFEPEPPVWRTKGWPIEGGPGAAIKRLLARRRRRQRPGMK; this is encoded by the coding sequence GTGACCGGCCAGGACTTTCACGCCGAATTCGACTTCGAGTTGGGTGTCTGTCAGTGGGCCGAGCGCGCCTGGCCGCCCGATAGCGACTGCGAGAACCCACTGGTCGTCGCCCGGCAACTTGGCACGAAACGTCGCCGGTGGGACACGATCGTCCTCGAATGTGATCGCGATGGTCTCCGTCAGCGTGCCGAGTTCGGCGAACGCGCTCTCGACTCGGATCTACTCGACGTCATCCCGCATGCGCCCGCCGAGTGGACCTACTACCGCGATGCACTCCCCGATCCCGGCTATCCCTGGCGGTACGTCCGGGAGGCGATCCATCGTGCAGGAGATCGAGGAATCCTGGCTGTCCGCAAGAGCGGTGGCCGGATCGAGATCCGCCGGAAGTCCGTGTATCCGTCATGGATCGAGCGTGTGATCGCGATCGAGAACAAACCGGATCTCGACGCGAGTGCGGCGCGCCACCTCGCCCCTCAGATCGAACGCGACGTCGCGATGGGACTGGCCGACGAAGTGTGGGTCGCCACGGCCGAGACGGGCGAGCGGATCGAACCCGCGTTACTCGAGAACGTCCCGGTCGAGGCCGGCATCCTGGTCGTCGATCCATCGGCTGGCGATGCCGATGTCGCCTGGAACCCCCGGACGCTCGACCCGTCGAAACCTGGCGTCCGGATTCTCGACCGCCCCTCGGGTGGCGACCACGACGCCTCGGCCGCGCGTTTCGAGTACGTCGACCCGGAGTGGAAGGCACAAAAACGCCGAGAGATCGCCGAACGCGCCTACGAACGCGGGTGGCGAAGTTACGTCGAGTCGATGCGGCCCGACTGTCGCCATTTTGAGCTGAGTTGGGAAGAGCCCGGACCGACCCCGTTCTGTGCCGCCAAGGACCGACGGCAGACTGCCGCGGAGTGTCGCGGTTCGTGCGGTGAATTCGAACCCGAACCGCCAGTCTGGCGGACGAAGGGATGGCCGATCGAGGGCGGGCCAGGTGCGGCGATCAAGCGACTGCTGGCACGGCGGCGTCGGCGTCAGCGCCCCGGCATGAAGTAA
- a CDS encoding outer membrane protein assembly factor BamB family protein, with translation MRRASNGHIRWQTAVAGDVSSHFGSPLWLGEHVYVQSSRDERPDELVAIDRADGSIQWRRSVGYELERVTPTSAGVFVASSVVDPDGGILVRLDAFSLDGTRRWQTTTDVHIGGTVQSLGRVGGVLFVASDNEIAAYDPDSGSRRWQYNPESSQIGVSAADGALYISHRDTGGLARLPTD, from the coding sequence ATGCGCCGGGCCAGCAATGGCCATATCCGATGGCAGACTGCGGTTGCTGGCGACGTCTCCAGTCATTTTGGATCGCCACTCTGGCTTGGCGAGCACGTCTATGTGCAAAGTAGCCGTGACGAACGTCCGGATGAACTCGTCGCCATCGACCGTGCGGATGGATCCATTCAGTGGCGTCGAAGCGTCGGATACGAACTCGAGAGGGTGACGCCGACTTCTGCGGGCGTCTTCGTTGCGAGCTCGGTCGTTGACCCCGACGGCGGTATCTTGGTTCGGCTGGACGCTTTTTCCCTCGATGGCACCCGGCGATGGCAGACGACGACTGACGTCCACATCGGCGGGACAGTTCAATCGTTGGGGCGTGTCGGTGGGGTTCTCTTTGTTGCCAGCGACAACGAAATCGCTGCCTATGACCCTGACAGCGGTTCGCGTCGGTGGCAATACAACCCGGAATCCTCGCAGATTGGCGTGTCGGCGGCTGATGGCGCGCTGTACATTTCACACAGAGACACCGGGGGCCTGGCGCGATTGCCAACGGATTGA
- a CDS encoding bis(5'-nucleosyl)-tetraphosphatase, giving the protein MIEATSAGAILFRDTRGQREYLLLKSRPGDWEFPKGGVEGEEELQQTAIREVKEEAGIDDFRLIDGFRKEYDYVFEANGETIHKTVHLFIAKSFEASAELSTEHHDHQWRDYEQAVNTITQDGPREIFEEAHDFIDEKEL; this is encoded by the coding sequence ATGATCGAGGCCACGAGCGCGGGAGCCATCCTCTTTCGCGATACGCGTGGCCAGCGTGAGTACCTGCTGCTCAAGAGCCGCCCGGGGGACTGGGAGTTTCCCAAAGGCGGCGTCGAGGGCGAGGAGGAACTTCAGCAAACCGCCATCCGCGAAGTGAAAGAGGAGGCCGGAATCGACGACTTCCGGCTCATCGACGGCTTCCGTAAGGAGTACGACTACGTGTTCGAGGCGAACGGCGAGACCATCCACAAGACCGTCCACCTGTTCATCGCGAAGTCCTTCGAGGCGAGTGCCGAACTCTCCACGGAGCACCACGACCATCAGTGGCGCGATTACGAACAGGCGGTAAACACTATCACCCAGGACGGCCCGCGGGAAATCTTCGAGGAGGCCCACGACTTCATCGACGAGAAAGAGCTGTGA